A region from the Sutcliffiella horikoshii genome encodes:
- a CDS encoding type 1 glutamine amidotransferase domain-containing protein, which produces MTKHILMVVTTADKMKDGHETGLWLSEFGEAYVEFDKKGYDITVASPLGGKSPVDARSLEGGETPQEILDTAKYLENTIKLDEITDVSKFDAIFLPGGHGTMFDLPDNMKLHQVIRELYEADKLVAAVCHGPAGLVGVKLSDGTPLVAGKTVTAFTDDEERETTLDKYMPFLLETRLRELGAEVIVTDNWTDHMQADGNLITGQNPQSTTSVAKEVVKQLG; this is translated from the coding sequence ATGACTAAACATATATTAATGGTAGTAACTACTGCAGATAAAATGAAAGACGGACACGAAACAGGACTATGGCTATCCGAATTTGGTGAAGCGTATGTGGAATTTGATAAAAAGGGTTATGACATTACGGTTGCAAGTCCACTAGGCGGAAAATCACCTGTTGATGCTAGAAGCTTAGAGGGGGGAGAAACTCCTCAAGAAATTTTGGACACAGCTAAATACCTTGAAAACACAATTAAATTAGATGAGATTACTGACGTATCTAAATTTGACGCTATCTTCTTACCAGGTGGTCATGGTACCATGTTTGACTTGCCGGATAACATGAAATTACATCAAGTGATTCGCGAACTGTATGAAGCGGACAAGCTAGTTGCAGCAGTGTGCCATGGTCCAGCAGGGCTTGTAGGTGTGAAGCTTTCAGATGGTACTCCACTTGTAGCTGGTAAAACAGTAACAGCTTTTACAGATGATGAGGAAAGAGAAACAACATTAGATAAATATATGCCATTCCTTTTAGAAACGCGCTTACGAGAACTGGGAGCGGAAGTTATTGTAACAGATAACTGGACAGACCATATGCAAGCGGACGGAAACTTAATCACTGGCCAAAACCCGCAATCCACCACCAGTGTGGCAAAAGAAGTAGTAAAACAACTAGGGTAA
- a CDS encoding transglutaminase domain-containing protein, whose translation MVVKYRYITALLLSSSLILSACSDKDTSVKENQPAQQEVEKDKFEQLVDKKNAELELEALELTSYAEEVNATFSAPQYKEFSANGQVEIAGTVEKHADLKGEYVWIKVRSTEEGPTGNQAEYYVPIKDGEFKENISFFKGEGEYHVTVQLPDTDRENYYYDTASFTVHNVNPESTYDISLTPFGHDAGLQFDVESAFLKENELFSLGGKASNLSDGETIMLQLKKDSDIWKHMVTVENGQFTTDIPLFYGKGLHQLEVMVPDGEREDYYQLASTFYIDNASERVMQPLEYYTAYKERGVTLESPQYGGDEAEGTYSVKGKIDPDAEFGPETTHIYVTTKKGEDEALDVVPVENYEFDGSFYLRFGPGEYEVTLSVPEIKEENSDFFRYYGFAKFEVTASAEDKRDLLPSRGVQSDAPEIIKLAEELTAGKDSDLEKAKAIYEYVAKNVTYDVQKYKNNEFEWDDSALKTLDSMTGVCQDYAYLAIALMRASGVEARYVEGRAGSPWPGNHAWVEANLDGEWVEMDPTWGSGYIDRDDKFVSSYNEDYFDPNPDEFKKTHTRTGVRY comes from the coding sequence ATGGTAGTAAAATATCGATATATAACTGCATTGCTTTTGAGCAGCAGTTTAATTCTCTCTGCCTGTTCCGATAAAGATACGAGCGTGAAGGAAAATCAACCTGCTCAGCAAGAAGTAGAGAAAGACAAGTTTGAACAACTTGTTGACAAAAAGAATGCAGAATTGGAGCTTGAAGCACTTGAGCTAACTTCTTATGCAGAAGAAGTCAATGCGACTTTCAGTGCACCACAGTACAAGGAATTCAGCGCAAACGGTCAAGTAGAAATTGCAGGAACCGTTGAGAAGCATGCTGATTTAAAAGGGGAATACGTTTGGATTAAGGTGCGTTCTACAGAAGAAGGCCCCACCGGTAATCAAGCGGAATATTACGTACCAATAAAAGACGGCGAGTTTAAAGAGAACATTTCTTTTTTTAAAGGCGAAGGAGAATATCACGTCACCGTTCAACTTCCAGACACAGATCGTGAAAACTATTATTACGATACTGCGAGTTTCACCGTCCATAATGTGAACCCAGAATCGACCTATGATATTTCTTTAACTCCTTTTGGACATGATGCAGGCCTTCAGTTTGATGTAGAATCAGCTTTTTTAAAGGAAAACGAGCTTTTCTCTTTGGGTGGAAAAGCAAGTAATCTCTCAGACGGCGAAACTATAATGCTTCAGTTAAAAAAGGATTCCGACATTTGGAAGCATATGGTCACTGTTGAAAATGGACAGTTTACCACAGACATTCCACTGTTCTATGGAAAAGGATTGCACCAACTGGAAGTCATGGTCCCGGATGGAGAACGTGAAGACTACTATCAACTTGCATCCACTTTTTATATAGACAATGCCTCTGAACGAGTAATGCAGCCTTTAGAATATTATACTGCTTATAAAGAGCGCGGTGTGACACTTGAATCCCCTCAATACGGAGGGGACGAGGCGGAAGGCACCTATTCGGTAAAAGGTAAGATTGATCCTGACGCAGAATTTGGCCCAGAGACCACCCACATTTATGTAACGACGAAAAAAGGAGAAGATGAAGCACTTGATGTGGTTCCTGTGGAAAACTATGAGTTTGATGGATCCTTTTATCTGCGTTTCGGACCTGGTGAATATGAGGTAACATTAAGTGTTCCAGAAATCAAAGAGGAAAACAGTGATTTCTTCCGCTATTATGGTTTTGCCAAATTTGAAGTGACCGCTTCTGCTGAAGATAAACGAGATTTATTACCTTCCCGCGGCGTTCAGTCTGATGCGCCTGAGATTATTAAACTTGCTGAAGAGCTGACTGCCGGTAAGGATTCTGACCTTGAGAAGGCAAAAGCAATATATGAATATGTTGCGAAGAATGTTACTTATGATGTGCAGAAGTATAAAAACAATGAATTCGAATGGGATGATAGTGCACTGAAGACTTTGGACTCCATGACAGGTGTCTGCCAAGATTATGCATACCTTGCAATAGCTCTGATGCGTGCGAGCGGAGTCGAGGCTAGATATGTGGAGGGTCGTGCTGGCTCTCCATGGCCGGGGAATCATGCATGGGTCGAAGCGAACTTGGACGGAGAGTGGGTCGAGATGGATCCAACTTGGGGTTCAGGTTATATTGATCGAGATGATAAATTTGTCTCTTCTTATAATGAGGACTATTTTGATCCAAATCCAGATGAGTTTAAGAAGACGCATACGCGTACTGGTGTTAGGTATTGA
- a CDS encoding DUF1835 domain-containing protein, translating into MIENIKEMIDQLSEKDAKTLLRLTLIRLDQLTKIDVPKEEIIEEIQHIVQIIDHQPPPRTDYDMIHITGSESTAGSLRVGLERNHKVIGFSEMFDIGPLWDSSARQEWLHDHINIFEDFLEEEFNSNFKKAIEELNHIPPHIPVILWTADNVHEQIFHRYILHHLHNSENEVVLINATTAYQKLSLSNKFEPIHSGEIMPETLKVIFENESENILPINARNQLSEEWLQLKETKDLLRIWKNEEIQGVPEEYIDQELLHCAQNVKRDFSENEFVKAARIIGETHGQLEGKFNTAFLEYRLRTLAFEGYFKIKGIPKSMHHYSVRLKNREGENI; encoded by the coding sequence ATGATAGAAAATATAAAGGAAATGATTGATCAACTATCTGAAAAGGATGCTAAAACATTGCTGCGCTTAACCTTGATTCGATTAGATCAGTTAACGAAAATAGACGTGCCAAAAGAAGAAATAATAGAAGAGATACAGCATATAGTACAAATAATCGACCACCAGCCACCACCTCGAACAGATTATGACATGATACATATTACCGGGAGCGAATCTACTGCCGGATCACTAAGAGTTGGGCTGGAGCGGAACCATAAGGTAATAGGGTTTTCTGAAATGTTCGATATCGGGCCATTATGGGATTCATCTGCTAGGCAAGAGTGGCTCCATGATCATATTAATATTTTTGAAGATTTCTTGGAAGAAGAGTTTAATAGCAATTTTAAAAAAGCGATCGAAGAATTAAACCATATCCCTCCACATATCCCAGTAATTCTGTGGACAGCTGATAACGTCCATGAACAAATTTTCCATAGATACATTCTTCACCACTTGCATAACAGTGAAAATGAAGTGGTTCTTATTAATGCAACCACAGCATACCAAAAACTTTCTCTGTCCAACAAATTCGAGCCCATACATTCGGGTGAAATCATGCCGGAAACCTTGAAAGTAATTTTCGAAAATGAATCGGAAAATATTCTGCCCATAAATGCTAGAAACCAACTATCAGAAGAGTGGCTTCAACTAAAAGAAACGAAAGACCTGCTTCGTATTTGGAAGAACGAGGAGATACAAGGGGTCCCTGAAGAGTATATAGACCAAGAATTACTTCATTGTGCTCAAAATGTCAAAAGGGATTTTTCCGAAAATGAATTTGTAAAGGCAGCGCGTATTATCGGTGAAACGCATGGTCAGTTAGAAGGGAAATTCAATACTGCTTTTTTAGAATATCGCCTTCGAACTCTTGCTTTTGAAGGTTATTTCAAGATAAAGGGGATACCAAAATCCATGCATCATTATAGCGTTAGACTTAAAAATAGGGAGGGGGAAAATATATGA
- a CDS encoding DUF4097 family beta strand repeat-containing protein — protein sequence MKKLLSFLFVLILLAIGATVLFGQFKETFSFNFNTSPIEQEESVSGREVENIEIRATSADIKVVSVDREDIYAKLSGDVSEKNKDKYKLKVKEVDGNVHIEVEQPKMEFQFGTNITNLKLEVEVPIRTYAELSTYSTSSDIHMSGLQVGSLRTEVTSGDILVEGVKITDNYSIELTSGDVRIENTEAKAIAIEGTSGDITFKEVLGDVQVDTTSGDINVWGVQGNIDLETTSGDIEIDNERVTGNLEVEVTSGDVRVQFDESPTSLTVDFKGGSGKGTVNLDGMQYVEKSEKSIEGQIGDGEYLLKVRTTSGDFRLN from the coding sequence ATGAAAAAATTATTATCGTTTTTGTTTGTGCTCATTTTATTAGCGATTGGGGCTACAGTTTTATTTGGTCAATTCAAAGAAACGTTTAGTTTTAATTTCAATACTAGCCCAATTGAACAAGAAGAATCAGTAAGCGGCAGAGAAGTTGAAAATATTGAAATCCGTGCTACATCCGCTGATATCAAGGTGGTGTCTGTAGATAGGGAAGATATCTATGCAAAATTATCCGGAGATGTTAGTGAAAAAAACAAGGATAAATATAAACTAAAAGTAAAGGAAGTCGATGGAAACGTACATATTGAAGTCGAACAACCGAAAATGGAATTTCAATTTGGTACTAATATTACAAACTTGAAACTCGAAGTTGAAGTGCCGATAAGAACTTATGCAGAGTTATCCACCTATTCCACCTCAAGTGATATTCATATGTCAGGGTTGCAAGTGGGTTCCTTGAGAACAGAGGTGACTTCAGGGGATATTTTAGTTGAAGGAGTAAAGATTACAGATAATTATTCTATTGAGCTCACAAGTGGTGATGTGCGCATTGAGAACACGGAAGCCAAAGCCATTGCAATTGAAGGAACAAGCGGTGATATCACCTTCAAAGAAGTTCTCGGAGACGTTCAAGTAGATACGACATCAGGTGATATCAATGTTTGGGGCGTTCAAGGGAATATTGACCTTGAGACTACATCAGGGGATATCGAGATAGATAATGAACGGGTGACAGGAAATCTGGAGGTGGAGGTAACGAGTGGTGATGTGAGAGTCCAATTCGACGAAAGCCCTACCTCTCTAACAGTAGACTTTAAAGGGGGATCAGGAAAAGGAACCGTAAACTTAGATGGAATGCAATATGTAGAGAAAAGTGAGAAGAGTATTGAAGGACAAATCGGAGACGGAGAATACTTGCTTAAGGTAAGAACGACTTCAGGGGATTTTAGACTAAATTAA
- a CDS encoding sensor domain-containing diguanylate cyclase, producing the protein MKKSFSLHTLLSASFAALIIVLTIVLSVAIGHRSNEEVRSEIGNSLKETSYIMAGKLDHYMWSRYGEVSMLSTLSEMRQTEELEGQRQVLNRLKEKFPSFSWIGMTNDEGTVLSSTDGILEGADISERPVFKEAQDKTFIGDVHEAVLLANLLPNPTGEVMKFVDISTPVFNEENQFIGVLAAHLSWEWAKEIEDSMMKPLQKRKSLEMFVVSGIDNTVLLGPQEELGSVLQLTSVDKARKGENGWVLEKWPDGKEYLTGYVLASGYKDYPGLDWVVLVRQPIDDAYAPIKETLQYIYTFGLILAGLLGILGWIVAGKITSPLKNITTAADQLRRGERVTIPAHKGIKEIEVLSYSLKKLISKLTKTETALEKMEDVARRDHLTGLPNRIALYAFIEEVIEDNLAFAVLYMDLDGFKKINDQLGHEAGDILLKAVSDRLNEAVPAGGMVARMGGDEFVMVLPVVANPEKEGMKIGERIIASINNPFLVTGKGVSVGCSIGGAVCEPDINASIKVNEIIRSADEALYRVKRTGKNSIAF; encoded by the coding sequence ATGAAAAAATCGTTTAGTTTACATACACTTTTATCTGCAAGTTTTGCAGCATTGATTATTGTTTTGACAATTGTGTTAAGCGTTGCCATAGGGCACCGTTCCAATGAAGAGGTGCGAAGTGAGATAGGAAATTCGCTTAAGGAGACATCCTATATAATGGCTGGGAAATTAGATCATTATATGTGGTCGCGTTATGGAGAGGTCTCTATGCTGAGTACTCTGTCGGAAATGAGGCAGACGGAGGAGTTGGAGGGGCAAAGGCAGGTTCTTAACCGTCTGAAGGAAAAATTCCCATCTTTCTCTTGGATTGGAATGACGAATGATGAGGGGACTGTCCTGTCTTCTACCGACGGGATTCTGGAAGGGGCCGACATATCGGAACGGCCGGTGTTCAAAGAAGCGCAAGATAAGACTTTTATCGGCGATGTTCATGAGGCGGTGCTACTTGCCAATTTGCTTCCTAATCCTACCGGTGAAGTGATGAAGTTCGTGGATATCAGTACGCCCGTTTTTAATGAAGAGAATCAATTTATCGGTGTACTGGCGGCGCATCTAAGCTGGGAATGGGCAAAGGAAATTGAGGATTCCATGATGAAACCACTTCAGAAAAGAAAAAGCTTAGAGATGTTTGTCGTAAGTGGTATAGATAATACTGTGTTGCTAGGACCACAAGAAGAGCTTGGAAGTGTGTTACAACTGACAAGCGTGGATAAAGCCCGAAAAGGCGAAAATGGTTGGGTTCTTGAAAAGTGGCCAGATGGAAAAGAATATCTGACCGGATATGTCCTAGCAAGTGGCTACAAAGATTATCCAGGACTCGACTGGGTGGTTCTTGTACGGCAACCGATAGACGATGCATATGCACCAATAAAAGAAACCCTGCAATACATCTACACGTTTGGACTTATCCTGGCTGGTTTACTTGGCATCCTTGGCTGGATTGTGGCCGGTAAAATAACCTCACCGTTAAAAAATATCACAACCGCAGCGGATCAGTTGAGGCGTGGGGAGCGGGTAACTATACCTGCCCACAAAGGCATTAAGGAAATAGAAGTTCTCTCGTATTCTCTAAAAAAACTAATCTCTAAGCTTACGAAAACAGAGACTGCGCTAGAGAAAATGGAAGATGTAGCACGCCGCGACCATCTGACCGGACTTCCAAACCGAATCGCTCTGTATGCTTTTATAGAGGAAGTCATTGAAGACAATCTTGCATTTGCTGTCCTCTATATGGATCTGGATGGTTTCAAAAAAATAAATGATCAACTAGGACATGAGGCAGGAGACATCCTTTTAAAAGCTGTAAGTGACAGACTTAATGAAGCGGTACCTGCAGGAGGGATGGTTGCCAGAATGGGTGGAGATGAATTTGTCATGGTCCTTCCTGTTGTGGCCAACCCTGAAAAAGAGGGGATGAAAATAGGAGAACGCATTATTGCCTCTATTAACAATCCATTCCTAGTCACTGGTAAAGGAGTTTCTGTTGGTTGCAGTATCGGCGGAGCTGTCTGTGAGCCCGATATTAACGCTTCCATTAAGGTTAATGAGATCATTAGGAGTGCAGATGAGGCACTCTATAGGGTGAAACGGACAGGGAAAAATAGCATTGCCTTTTAA
- a CDS encoding aminotransferase-like domain-containing protein — protein MNTESFFPKNIKAALEKKPPGEWIPSVPAHAIRLHSGYPAPHLVPSKELKEAVAQLLEEENDLPLHYIGSPRIDKLKEWVRLRQGVRGMPAQDDELLITAGACQAIDLIARIFLDKDAVVVVESPTYMEALEIFQNYTDRILTVPIDKDGLQTEQLAELLAERKDKGLTNPTFLYTIPTFHNPTGTTMTEERRKHVLELAEEYDFLVLEDDAYGELGFTSNPKTLKSMDTKDRVLYVGSLSKVVAPGMRIGWVHARARFIQALFWFKKDLEHPFAQATMSTLLENTDFTARLLTLSKTYQKKCQVMLTALEKYIPENASWFVPEGGYFVWVKIPGIDTEKLLSKATEGGVSFLPGKYFFLDQSEGAEYLRLSFSYESEENIEKGIEKLGNVVSSN, from the coding sequence ATGAACACGGAATCTTTTTTTCCTAAAAACATCAAAGCAGCCCTAGAAAAAAAACCTCCCGGCGAATGGATCCCGTCCGTTCCAGCTCACGCAATTCGATTGCATTCCGGCTATCCGGCACCTCATTTAGTACCTTCCAAGGAATTAAAAGAAGCAGTAGCTCAATTGCTAGAAGAAGAAAATGACCTTCCACTACATTACATAGGTAGTCCTAGAATTGATAAGCTGAAAGAGTGGGTACGATTGAGGCAGGGGGTACGTGGTATGCCTGCACAAGATGACGAGCTTTTAATCACAGCCGGCGCTTGCCAGGCTATAGACCTTATTGCTCGAATTTTTCTTGATAAAGATGCAGTCGTGGTGGTAGAGTCACCAACCTACATGGAGGCACTCGAAATTTTTCAAAACTACACAGATAGGATATTAACCGTTCCGATTGATAAAGATGGTCTTCAAACGGAACAGTTAGCGGAGTTGCTTGCGGAGAGAAAGGATAAAGGTTTAACCAATCCTACATTCTTATACACGATTCCAACCTTTCACAACCCAACTGGAACAACGATGACAGAAGAGCGTAGAAAGCATGTTTTAGAACTAGCGGAGGAATACGATTTCTTGGTGCTGGAAGACGATGCATACGGTGAGCTTGGTTTTACTAGCAATCCGAAGACGCTTAAGTCTATGGATACGAAGGACAGAGTTCTTTACGTCGGGTCTTTGTCAAAAGTGGTGGCCCCAGGTATGAGAATTGGATGGGTACATGCGAGAGCAAGATTCATCCAAGCCTTGTTCTGGTTCAAAAAAGATTTGGAGCATCCTTTCGCACAAGCGACCATGTCCACACTTTTGGAAAATACAGATTTTACAGCACGGTTGCTAACTTTAAGTAAGACATATCAGAAAAAATGCCAAGTTATGCTGACAGCCCTTGAAAAGTACATTCCTGAAAATGCGTCCTGGTTTGTACCAGAAGGTGGTTATTTTGTTTGGGTGAAGATCCCGGGTATAGACACAGAGAAACTACTCTCAAAGGCAACAGAGGGAGGAGTATCATTCCTTCCGGGCAAATATTTTTTCCTTGATCAGTCAGAAGGGGCGGAATACCTCCGTCTGTCATTCAGCTATGAGAGTGAAGAGAATATTGAGAAAGGTATTGAGAAGTTAGGGAATGTGGTATCATCCAACTAA
- a CDS encoding M20/M25/M40 family metallo-hydrolase, giving the protein MKKKNRILTAALATTLTFGAFSVQTYAQPTVIAEQQYSVVNALDNKIINKINADNIYNMIAHLEQTPRVAASPEEYAAVQYIKQQFESYGYDAEVQPFEFFGFTAPHTVDLSVDGTSLSPGAFTYTPNGEVTTALEYVGLGTTADLAGKDLTGKIALIQRGEISFAEKVLNASRSGAEGVIIFNNAPGALNGTLSEANDEYVPAVSISQAEGNQLVSKLNSGETVEASLTVLGASSGIRTSHNVIASKKATNKNKDNGNVIVLTSHHDSVPGAPGANDNASGTAMVLELARVLKDAPTDTEIRFVTFGAEEIGLIGSRHYVNTLPDNELNRIVANFNLDMVGSRDAGDLVMRTVDGQANLVTELAQSTSSRLNGEPTPFARGGSSDHVPFGEKGIPAALFIHSPLEPWYHTPEDTIDKISKEKLQDVAEIVGTAIYDYARFDNHGPKPKKKGNVDSLPKQMYFEEDVQ; this is encoded by the coding sequence TTGAAGAAGAAAAACAGAATTCTTACTGCCGCACTTGCTACGACATTGACCTTTGGAGCATTCAGTGTACAAACCTACGCACAGCCAACTGTTATTGCAGAACAACAATACAGTGTGGTTAACGCACTGGATAATAAAATAATTAACAAAATCAACGCTGACAACATTTACAACATGATTGCTCATTTGGAACAAACTCCTCGGGTTGCTGCATCACCTGAAGAGTACGCTGCTGTTCAATACATAAAACAACAATTTGAATCCTATGGCTATGATGCTGAAGTTCAGCCCTTTGAATTCTTTGGATTCACTGCACCCCATACTGTGGATTTAAGTGTGGATGGTACAAGCCTAAGCCCTGGTGCTTTCACTTATACTCCTAACGGCGAAGTAACTACTGCCTTGGAATACGTCGGCTTAGGAACTACTGCTGATTTAGCTGGCAAGGATCTTACCGGAAAGATTGCTCTTATTCAACGTGGAGAAATTAGCTTTGCTGAAAAAGTTCTAAATGCGTCCAGAAGCGGTGCTGAAGGAGTTATCATCTTTAACAATGCTCCTGGGGCATTGAATGGTACATTGAGCGAGGCCAATGATGAATATGTTCCCGCCGTTTCTATCTCACAAGCAGAAGGGAATCAGCTAGTTTCCAAGCTTAATAGTGGTGAAACAGTTGAGGCATCACTAACAGTACTTGGTGCTTCCTCAGGAATCCGCACTTCACACAATGTAATCGCATCTAAGAAAGCTACCAATAAAAACAAAGATAATGGCAATGTTATTGTTTTAACATCTCACCATGACTCCGTTCCTGGTGCACCAGGAGCAAATGACAATGCTTCTGGCACCGCAATGGTCCTTGAACTTGCTAGGGTTTTGAAAGATGCTCCAACAGATACTGAAATTCGATTTGTCACATTTGGAGCTGAAGAAATTGGTCTAATTGGGTCCAGACATTATGTCAATACATTACCAGACAATGAGCTTAATAGAATTGTAGCTAATTTTAACTTAGACATGGTCGGCAGCCGTGATGCTGGAGATCTTGTAATGAGGACTGTAGATGGACAAGCGAATCTTGTGACAGAGCTTGCTCAGTCAACTAGCTCCAGATTAAATGGAGAACCTACTCCATTTGCTCGAGGTGGAAGCAGTGATCACGTACCATTTGGAGAGAAGGGAATTCCGGCAGCACTGTTTATACACAGCCCGCTTGAGCCATGGTATCACACACCTGAAGATACAATAGATAAAATCAGCAAAGAAAAGCTTCAGGATGTAGCGGAAATCGTTGGAACGGCCATTTATGATTATGCCCGCTTCGATAACCACGGACCAAAGCCGAAGAAGAAAGGAAATGTAGATAGCCTACCTAAACAAATGTATTTTGAAGAAGACGTGCAGTAA
- a CDS encoding histidine kinase: MEKVKWFMYTVAGLLIVIPTMYVFIFDTGFSSLTSNILISIAILLVILGKLISVIEKKKENRSYAVDIGAIIGLSIVLILGVFL, translated from the coding sequence ATGGAAAAGGTAAAGTGGTTTATGTACACAGTTGCAGGATTGTTGATTGTGATACCAACAATGTATGTTTTTATATTCGATACTGGTTTTAGTTCTCTGACTAGTAACATTCTAATATCTATAGCAATTCTGTTGGTGATACTTGGCAAGCTTATTAGTGTGATTGAAAAGAAGAAAGAGAATAGGAGTTACGCGGTTGATATTGGGGCAATTATTGGTCTTTCGATTGTTTTAATTTTAGGTGTATTTTTATGA
- a CDS encoding DUF5316 family protein, protein MIQIFLIIGIISIIISGMFLGVWTSGQQQRANYHSETKDHRDFRSRVGIYAGLIGLASLGLAGLLFYI, encoded by the coding sequence ATGATTCAGATTTTCTTAATAATCGGTATTATTTCTATCATCATTTCAGGTATGTTTCTAGGAGTCTGGACAAGCGGACAACAACAAAGAGCGAATTATCATTCAGAGACGAAAGATCACCGGGATTTTAGATCAAGGGTTGGGATTTATGCTGGATTAATAGGCCTGGCTTCATTAGGTTTAGCAGGATTATTATTTTATATTTAA
- a CDS encoding DinB family protein: MTTKPTLKVRSLPGYEPDIGRALWCLEDVRSNLTKRLKGISQNELDIKIGSRQSIGSLLYHIAYVEAGWLYGEVMEQEAWDTEIEELFPLDGWPDGNLVHVVGDTIETHLHRLNKVRETLLIHFRSMNLEDWRRARVLDEYDVTPEWVIYHLIEHEAHHRGQIFQLLREIRGD, translated from the coding sequence TTGACAACCAAACCCACCCTCAAGGTAAGAAGCCTGCCCGGCTATGAACCGGATATTGGTCGTGCTCTTTGGTGTTTAGAAGATGTCCGCAGCAACCTAACAAAGAGACTAAAAGGTATCAGCCAAAATGAGCTTGATATAAAAATAGGGTCCAGACAATCCATCGGATCTCTGTTGTACCACATAGCATATGTCGAAGCTGGTTGGCTGTATGGGGAAGTGATGGAACAAGAAGCGTGGGATACAGAAATAGAAGAGCTTTTCCCGTTAGACGGATGGCCTGACGGGAACTTGGTACATGTAGTTGGAGACACTATTGAAACTCATCTTCACCGGTTAAATAAAGTAAGAGAGACCTTGCTTATCCACTTTCGTTCTATGAATTTGGAAGATTGGCGCAGGGCCAGGGTGCTTGATGAATATGATGTAACACCCGAGTGGGTGATTTATCATTTAATAGAACATGAGGCACATCACAGGGGGCAGATATTTCAGTTGTTGAGGGAAATTCGGGGAGATTAA
- a CDS encoding helix-turn-helix transcriptional regulator — MQNRIKELREQHGVSQGKLADLCKVSRQTINAIENAKYAPSLQLAFDLAKYLGVTVDELFNMND, encoded by the coding sequence TTGCAAAATCGAATCAAGGAATTACGTGAACAGCATGGAGTTTCTCAAGGGAAACTTGCAGACCTCTGCAAAGTAAGTAGGCAAACCATCAATGCTATTGAAAATGCTAAATACGCACCAAGCTTGCAACTTGCATTTGATCTTGCTAAATACTTGGGTGTTACAGTGGATGAACTTTTTAATATGAATGACTAG
- a CDS encoding endonuclease/exonuclease/phosphatase family protein produces the protein MKHTYTVMSFNLRVIVPTDPFIWEDRKHWIAETIHTYSPDVIGTQEATIPMLEWLKERFKESYEVYAVNRTVSTEVGEFSAVFVKKSSFTTGSKGSFMLSETPDIIGSKGWDAHCERICSWVELIPKGQTEPVLRFFNTHLDHMGKLARKEGLKLIRDVIRSKDNAKSLPVILTGDFNDVPESEALAEVSSMESCYSCFTEEEKEDSLTFHAYEGGIKGSPIDYIFGSNRVEFLTAHILRDSFDGGYPSDHYPVLATVKIL, from the coding sequence TTGAAACATACATATACCGTCATGTCCTTTAATCTACGTGTTATCGTCCCCACTGACCCATTTATCTGGGAAGACCGTAAACACTGGATTGCAGAAACCATTCATACTTACTCGCCTGACGTTATCGGCACACAGGAAGCAACCATTCCCATGCTTGAATGGCTAAAAGAGAGATTCAAAGAGTCCTATGAAGTATACGCAGTCAATCGAACCGTTTCCACGGAGGTTGGAGAATTCAGTGCTGTATTTGTTAAAAAGTCCAGTTTTACCACAGGTTCAAAAGGGTCCTTTATGCTATCAGAAACCCCAGATATTATCGGAAGTAAGGGCTGGGATGCACACTGCGAAAGAATTTGTTCCTGGGTGGAGCTTATTCCAAAGGGACAAACCGAACCAGTTTTGCGCTTTTTTAACACGCATCTTGATCATATGGGGAAGCTTGCGAGGAAGGAAGGATTGAAACTAATTCGTGACGTGATCCGTAGTAAAGATAACGCGAAAAGCTTGCCAGTTATTTTAACCGGCGATTTTAATGATGTGCCTGAAAGTGAAGCATTGGCGGAAGTTTCGTCCATGGAAAGCTGTTATTCTTGTTTTACTGAAGAAGAAAAGGAAGACAGCCTTACTTTTCATGCCTATGAGGGCGGAATAAAAGGCAGTCCCATCGATTACATATTCGGATCGAACAGGGTAGAGTTTCTTACTGCCCACATTCTTAGAGATAGTTTTGATGGAGGGTATCCGTCAGATCATTATCCTGTTTTGGCAACGGTAAAAATCTTATAG